Proteins co-encoded in one Mycobacterium mantenii genomic window:
- a CDS encoding NUDIX domain-containing protein: MSRGIRGNTGGVTFIERLASREIYRNQWMVLREDDIRRPDGSEGIYSVVDKPAYALVMPYDGRRFRLVEQFRYPLGVRRWEFPQGTAPDLADADPVELAERELREETGLRATSFEALGQLDVAPGMSSQRGWVFVATGIAEGQTDREHEEQDMRSAWFAREEVEQMIRGGVIADAQSVAAYGLFLLRRR, translated from the coding sequence ATGAGTCGCGGTATTCGCGGCAATACTGGCGGCGTGACTTTCATCGAACGCCTCGCCAGCCGTGAGATCTACCGGAACCAGTGGATGGTGCTGCGAGAGGACGACATCCGCCGGCCCGACGGCAGCGAGGGCATCTACAGCGTCGTGGACAAGCCGGCCTATGCGCTCGTGATGCCCTACGACGGGCGGCGCTTTCGGTTGGTTGAGCAGTTTCGCTATCCCCTCGGCGTACGGCGTTGGGAGTTTCCCCAAGGCACCGCTCCCGACCTGGCCGATGCCGACCCGGTCGAGTTGGCCGAGCGTGAGTTACGTGAGGAAACCGGGTTGCGCGCAACCTCGTTCGAGGCACTCGGCCAGCTCGATGTCGCTCCGGGAATGTCCAGTCAACGTGGCTGGGTGTTCGTTGCCACGGGTATCGCCGAGGGACAAACCGACCGCGAGCACGAGGAGCAGGACATGCGCAGTGCGTGGTTCGCGCGCGAAGAGGTCGAGCAGATGATCCGCGGGGGAGTCATCGCCGACGCGCAGTCGGTGGCCGCCTATGGGCTGTTCCTGTTGCGCCGCCGATGA
- a CDS encoding nuclear transport factor 2 family protein yields MPSPEAITETVNRYLALVAAGTADEIVALYAADATIEDPIGSDIRRGHDAIRGFYAGFQDAKKDTELAELRISGSEAAFFWHLTLDAGDSRTRISPISTMSFDGDAKITSMRAFWSPADVQVL; encoded by the coding sequence ATGCCGTCCCCAGAAGCCATCACCGAGACCGTCAATCGCTACCTTGCGCTGGTGGCCGCGGGCACCGCCGACGAGATTGTGGCCCTCTACGCCGCCGACGCCACGATCGAGGATCCGATCGGATCAGACATTCGCCGCGGCCATGACGCCATCCGCGGCTTCTACGCGGGATTCCAAGACGCGAAGAAGGACACCGAACTCGCCGAATTGCGGATCTCCGGCAGCGAAGCCGCCTTCTTTTGGCATCTGACGCTCGACGCGGGTGACAGCCGTACCCGAATCTCGCCCATCTCGACGATGTCGTTCGACGGGGACGCCAAGATCACGTCGATGCGCGCGTTCTGGTCACCCGCAGATGTTCAGGTGTTGTAG
- a CDS encoding sensor domain-containing protein, with product MTASWPGPSWPNPFDPSTPPPPPPGQPPPRPPSDEVSTLATLSVVFAFLLAPVGVVLGHFALADIRRRGDRGRNRALVGLTLSYTFTVIAVVALVLWATLGNNQSGPSTANSGTTTAAGGAKPSAAASGPPEPSVTAEGLQSLVLTGEDVGGLIKAPGMYVNKTWTQTHELQPGDSLDPPDCTEAVFNGLTASYRDSGYRAIYGVDLGQHTNGFPHGVSEFVATFDNAAAAKNFVTSAVNQINGCAGKQLTYSHGGVSGIYTIGTPVQTGPVTSVGSTLGIVHDNGRTTDVGSQHTSALRALAAKANVVVDVDVIGRDLGDDATTIVQDILGRIPS from the coding sequence ATGACGGCTAGCTGGCCGGGCCCCAGCTGGCCCAACCCCTTCGACCCCAGCACTCCGCCGCCCCCACCTCCGGGCCAACCGCCGCCGCGTCCGCCCTCCGACGAAGTGAGCACGCTGGCGACGCTGTCGGTGGTGTTCGCGTTTCTGCTGGCCCCGGTGGGCGTGGTGTTGGGGCACTTCGCTCTTGCCGATATCCGCCGCCGCGGTGACCGCGGCCGCAACCGTGCGCTGGTTGGCCTGACGCTGTCCTACACCTTTACCGTGATCGCCGTCGTGGCGTTGGTGCTGTGGGCGACCCTGGGCAACAACCAATCCGGCCCGTCAACGGCGAACTCCGGGACAACCACCGCCGCTGGTGGGGCGAAGCCCAGCGCCGCTGCGTCCGGGCCGCCGGAGCCCTCGGTGACGGCCGAAGGCCTACAGTCGCTGGTTCTCACCGGGGAAGATGTCGGCGGTCTGATCAAGGCGCCCGGCATGTACGTCAACAAGACGTGGACTCAAACCCACGAACTGCAACCCGGAGACAGCCTCGACCCCCCGGACTGCACCGAAGCGGTGTTCAACGGCCTGACGGCGTCCTATCGCGACAGCGGATACCGCGCCATCTATGGCGTGGACCTCGGTCAGCACACCAACGGATTCCCGCACGGGGTTTCCGAATTCGTCGCAACATTCGACAATGCCGCCGCCGCAAAAAATTTCGTCACCAGCGCCGTCAACCAGATCAACGGCTGCGCCGGGAAACAATTGACCTATTCGCACGGCGGCGTGTCCGGTATCTACACCATCGGAACGCCGGTGCAAACCGGTCCGGTGACCTCGGTAGGCAGCACGCTGGGGATCGTGCACGACAACGGGCGGACCACCGATGTCGGGAGCCAGCACACCAGCGCGCTGCGGGCCCTGGCGGCCAAGGCCAACGTCGTGGTCGACGTCGATGTGATCGGACGCGATCTGGGCGACGACGCCACTACAATCGTCCAGGACATCCTTGGCCGAATTCCGAGTTGA